The sequence below is a genomic window from Lolium perenne isolate Kyuss_39 chromosome 4, Kyuss_2.0, whole genome shotgun sequence.
gttgttgttttctgctgtttttggtttcagaaatcctacaaaggaaatattctcggaattggacgaaatcaacgcccagggtcttatttttccacgaagcttccagaagaccgaagggaatacgaagtggggcgacgaggcgccgccaccatagggccgcgcggccagaggggggcccgcgccgccctatggtgtgggcccctcatcagccctccaaccctgcccttccgcctacttatagcctacgtcgcgaaaacccctgtaccgagagctacgatatggaaaaccttccagagacgccgccaccgccaatcccatctcgggggattcaggagatcgcctccggcaccctgccggagaggggaatcatctcccggaggattcttcatcaccatgatcgcctccggattgatgtgtgagtagttcacccctgaactatgggtccatagcagtagctagatggttgtcttctcctcattttgctatcatgttagatcttgtgagctgcctatcatgatcaagatcatctagttgtaatgctacatgttgtgtttgttgggatccgatgaatatggaatactatgtcaagttgattatctatctatcatatatgtgttgtttatgatcttgcatgctctccgttgctagtagaggctctggccaagttgatacttgtaactccaagagggagtatttatgctcgatagtgggttcatgcctccattaaatctgggacagtgacagaaagtcctaaggttgtggatgtgttgttgccactagggataaaacatcgatgctttgtctaaggatatttgtgttgattacattacacaccatacttaatgcaattgtctgttgttttcaacttaactaGCTGGGTTACCCGCGCAATCACGCGGCTAGCACTGTTTATTTTGAAATTTCATAATATGATATTCTTTTTCTGGTTAATCATTTTTTGTGGAACAATTCAAGATAAATAAGGAGAAAATTTTATATTATAACCATGATACAGTATTATAAAGCTTTCCTACATCCCCACTTTTCATTTCAGCTGATTAAACGTTGGAAATTAACCTGAGTAACATCATTGTTTAGACTTCCAGATTATGTTGGCGGACTTTAAAATAGAACTACAATTCTTGCCATAACTCCAAAACTCAAGTGCGTCTACTTGCTCGTGTTAGTGATTTTCCAAGTCTAGTAACAACAATAAATAGATTATTGATGTACCAGCTTGATTCATTAGCTCTTGATTAAGCTCCTTCTTGATTGTTAACGTGAATTATATGCTATCTCTAGTAGAATCATCTATAACCCCCCCTAAAAATCATTTATTTTAATTATGATAGAAATGTCACTAACCATTCTATGTTAAATTGTctgcggtttaaagacaatattgTATATCAATGAATAAATCGACAAAATCTGTTTACTAAGATTTTTGTGTTTCCCTGAAACTCATTCGGTTATCGTCTCTTCTATATTTTCTTGCAGATCGAGTATGCATTTCACTATGTATTCCGCTTAGAGTGCAAACCTTTCATGAGTTGTACGAACTGCATGTCTTTTTTTTGGAGATTAGAACTGACACTTCCTAAGGAAATACGGTGGAACAAAGAAAATATATATGCATTGGGAGGAGATGTGTTTACTCCATCGAAGTTACACAAAAGCAAGATGTACCTAACATCATCCTAGAATATTTTACTGAAACTTTATTGACATGTAGTCCACAAACCATTTTCCGAAAGGATCTGAGCCTGCAAAAAAGAATAACGAATGAAATATATAAATACATGTTGACCTAGATTGGAAGGTTTTGTTGTTTTCTCTATGATAGAGGGCAATCTGAAATAGCAGCAATTTTATCACCATTCAGCCAACCAAATGAACTTTTGAGCAGCATAGTTAGCAAAAAATATATATGATTTATTGTGAGAGTGTCCAATGGAAAATTAAATTTCCTGATATTTTCACCATAAGAAGATTTTCCATGTTTGCGGGAGAGCTCGATACCATTGAATCATGTATATTATATTTTAACCAAAGATCTACAAACAACTGACCTGCTGTTTTGGGCAATCAAAATGAAAGCTAGATGTAAACTGTACCTGACATCCACCCAAAATATTTTAGTAAAATTTCGCTGTCATGTATTAATTCCACATGCCATTATCCCAAAGAATCTAATGTCTGCAAAAAAAAGAAGAACAAATGAAAAATATAAATACAGATTGACATGAGGCTGGAGGCTTAGTTATTTGTGCTAATAAATTTAGTTCTCAAGTGAATTTCGAAATATTAAAATAGGAAGGATACTAAATAATTAGTGTATCAAAAGTCCAATTCAAAAATATTTAGCAGGCATGTGTTCATTGAAAAAGAACTATAAGACCTTTCTTTTCCTCCCACTTGCATCCAAGGTTCAAAAAAGCGTTAAGCGCTAAGCGAGCGGTGAGGCTCAGCCTAGACGAACTACTGCTTAAGCGAGCTTAAGCGCTGCTTAAGCGTTCAGGGTAAAAGCGTACGGACAGGGGCAGCGAAGGCCATCTAGGCATACAATAGACCACAATAGGTTGTATTTTTGTATCATACACCTGCATGTAATGCTACATTTGCAAGAAGAATAAAAAATACGGTTTATATACCTTGATTTGGCTCGGTttttctccactttcttgttctCCAACTCCAAATCCTTTCTCGAGAAGCTATATGCACACAGCAATCAAATATTAGCATTTACCAATCAAATGTCAAAAGTTGCAAACGATACTATTCAATCATCAGACAAGAAACAACTAACAAGCAATATTATAACTTATAAGACCCACATGGCCACACAACATATTAGTGCATGCTGATTGCTGCATAGTCTCACGTTGCTCTCACACAACATTAGATGAAAGAAAAGAGGTTCCAAGTTCCAGTGGCAAGTTCCACACAACATAACAAAACACAAGAATTAACTCAATTAAGCACACATGGACGCCATCATATCCCCAAGACTCCAAGGCATCTGTCTATGATGGTATGATCATGAACATGAAGCGCTCAAtactcatcatcatcctcatactCAATTTCATCCTCCTCTAGCACATCCTCTTCATCGGACTCGAACTCCTCCTCCTCAAGATCTCTCACTCTTGCGCTCCTACGAACTTGGAGCTGCTCTTGTGCTCCCATTGCTTCTCCtatcacatcatatggtatccccGAAGCCGGATGCACACCTTGGTCTCCATCCTCCTCATCTCTAAAAACAACCACTGCATAATCATCCCCTCCTTTGAAGAGCCATCCTTGAGCTTCAGATGCGTCAGTACTTAGAAGAGAATCAGCTTTCCTCTTATCCTTCAACCTTTGTCTCTTGGACAACATCCTTGTATTGAATTGTATATAGACCATATTGTTGAGGCGGTCCGTTGTTAGTCTATTTCTTCTCTTGGTGTGAATCTACAAGTGCGAGAAATAATTAGAGTTTAGATTGAGAGTATGAACAATGCAAATTCACTAACTATAATTGAAAGATAATAGTTAAGTAGTCAACCATTTCATATATGCTCCAGTTTCTTTCACAGCCGGAAGAGCTAGAAGTCAATGATAGGATCCTCATTGCCATGTTTTGCAACAAAGGAACTTCTGTTCCATACATCTTCCACCATCCAACTCCAAATAATAATATTCCGACTATTAGCAGTAAACAGTTCCAACAATCAACTAATCATTAAATTAATTCAGTGTACATCTAATCTAACTTTACTAGCCCAGGCAGCAGCTGAGAAGCAACAACGCAAACAGGCAGCAGCACAGCTACATAGCAACCTAAGTAGTAAGCAGTACACGCATGACTAGATGAGCAGACATCAAGCAGTACCAGATCAATCCACAATGCATCGACGCATCCGTCCAGCAAGCAGCAATCCAACCAAGTACTGGAATACAAGTACACTACTAGCACTATCAGAGACCAGAGAGACACACTAGTCTAAAAAACTAGAAAAGAAAGGGGATAGAAACAACATACGGACCTGATGTGCGCGCCTGGCCGGAGTCAAGATCGATCTGGGGTCCGGCCTGGGGCTCTGGGCGTCTAGTCGGAGAGGGGATGAAGGGCGCTGCCTGGAGGAGAGGAGCCGACGTCCTGGTGGCCTGGAGGAAGAgacggagggaggcggaggaggcccTTCCCCGGCGGCGGACGAGGAGCAGGGAGCAGCAGGCCGGCCTGAGCACGAGGAGCTGTGCCGCCTCCATCTCTCCCTTTATGGACGGGAGGCATGGTCGATTCGGCTTCTACGCAACCTTAATTGCGCCGATTCCCTCCCACGTACTCCCAGATTTTTCCGATTCCTGCCGGCAACCATCGACGCTCAAGCTTCGCATTTCTTCCGCGTTCTTTCGCTTCCGCGCGAGGAAGCGCACGCTCAGCGCTTAATCGGACCGCTTTTTTCGCTTTTCGCTTAACTGTACGCTTTGGGCTGAAACCGAGCGTTAGCCTTCCGCTTCGCTCGCTTTCACGCTTAAGCGCAAGAAAGCGTACGCTTTTTTGAACCTTGCTTGCATCAAGCTAAAAGCATGTATTGTCGCATGAAGCTGAAAGTATGTATTGTCTTGTGTTATATACTGCCATTGGTGGATCATGTCGCTCTGGCATAACTCCCTCCGTTGTTCTCAATTACTGATAGCTTTTTTCCGAAGCTCATAGTTCGTTGGTCAATTGACTCACGGGCTTCATCTAGTCTCAAAACTTGAACTCTTCCACCACTCTAATCAGTCCTTGAGCCAACCGCTCGATCAGCTCCTGTATGCACCTGATTGAACGAATCGAAAGTGACAATCACTATCGTTTCACTTCTCCTTGAGATCTtattctactatatatgctaataTATCCCACAATAAAGATGTTCTGATCTtcttgataccaaaaaaatttaaCCATAGTAAAGGGTTGTTAAAATTCTATAAGAACTGTAACAATTCCTATATTTACTACTCCAGGGAAAGGACTTTAAGCTCCCAGATGCTTTAAGTACACTCCTGCTCTTCCCTTTATTTCATAATATTGGAACCACTGATTTTATTTTTGTAAGCAACCGAATGATATCACACGAAAAACATATTAATAAACATGGATGATTTAACCTACTCTGGAACATATCAATATCAGCAAATTTGTAGTAGTCCCATAGAACATCTGTCTTTTCTTTGTCCCTTGGTACATGTATGTCCGTCAGCAGTAACCCATCAATGAAGATCCATCATCGTAGTGCATTTTATGGGTAATGGTAATAATTTTCTGATTATTCTTGAATGATCGATACTCCATTATCACACTTCCAGTATTTGAACGTCTTAATATGTAGATAAGTCCTCTGTATTTTTGCTTAGATTTGCTGAaaagtttttttttttcctttttgcaGTAACTTGTTGAACAATTTATAGTTCAAACCATGGGCGGATCCAGGTATAGCTGAGTGGGGGCATAGGCCCCTACTCAATTGAATTCCCTTGATATTTCTAAATAATCTGAAGAAGATTCATTAAAATTTGGGATTTCCAGTTCACGCTTAACTAAAACCATGATAAAAGTTACTTAATACAGGGAGTAGGAATTATTTCTGATTTATCCTAAGAGCGCTTCAATGTGACTTCATAATTCTTCTAGTGCAAAAGAGGTGAGCATGTGTTGATCTAATAGTGAATGACTTACTCACATGCCTAAAATAGTCACACATAAAAAATAATGCTGAGACTTGTTTAGATTCGCATGTATCTAGACACCTTCTAGTATGTAGATACATGCAAATCTTGATAGATCGGAGTCACTTATTTCAGGCTGGAGGAAGTACGTACAATTCATCTGCTGATTATTGatgctacccagtacatgattttTGGACGTAAATTTCACATCTTTAAATTAAGCTCGAGTCAATGAGGGGGACTGCATTTTTTCCAATTGACTCGTCATTTTTTTAAAAGAATACTAACCAGTGGCATATCTCATCTACTATTATGGCTAGGGAATATCCTTAATTACTTGTCATGTCATGGTTGCATGTTACGGAATTGATAAAAATCAGTCGATATACCACTCACCGTAGTACATCTGTGCTTGTATAGACTCTGATCGATCGTTTGATTGGCATGCAGACTTCCAAGGCTCTAGAGGCAATCGTTGGCGTGATTCTCCAGCCTGCGGGCATCTCTTTGCTCGAGCTTTCTTTTCGTTTAGCATCCAGAAGTCAGCAGCTATGACGGGTCGACCTAGACATGGGCAAAGTAGTACAGATTAGGGCAGCGGGAGTGTACGTGAAAATAAATGTCTGTGTGTTTAGAGATTTGGCATGACCACTTGCTTAATCGGTTCAGATGTTAGCATGACAGGGCTGCGGCGAAGTGTACATGAAAGTACACAGTGGCGACGATGTTGCAGGGGAGGAGGGGCGCGCCCGATTGACGGAAGTTGCTGGCCGTCAAACTGGAGAAGGCTAGACATGGTGCTTCGCAACTGCTAAATAATCTGGAATCAGATTGATCTGGAAGATTTATGGTATAATTCTAAATAAATAATTAgatggagaataaaaagaaaagctcATGTTGATGGATTGTTCGGCTGGGTGCATGAGGCAAGTCCAATTCCATCGATCGATCCAAACCTTGGCTGCACAGCTGCACACGGTATATGCATGAGGCGGTGATTAGAACCCGATGATGTTGATGGGTGCATGAGGAAAGTCCACTTCCATGGATCGATCAACTCTTGGCTGCACGGCTGCATGAGAGGACTATTCGAACCGGACGACGATGCGTGCTTAAGGAGCCTCGACCCGCCGTGAGTTTCCGATGCAAATACGGCGGCGGACGGCCACGGGATCGGAGTGCGGCGGCGACGACATGAGGCAGCGCATGAAGACGGACTAAATTGCGGCTGCCTAATCATGAAAAGTTAGATTAGGTTTTAGACATATATTTTAAACGATGGCATAGGTGGGTAATTAACTAACTCTCAAGAGTTACGTATTAATCTGAGCCGTTCTTTTCTATTGCTAGATAATTGATTAATCTGAGCcatttattgtttgttgttttaataatataatagatagatactggaaggggtgcggatgctaacccgaaggtggactttttaggcatagatgcatgctggatagcggtttatgtactttgtcgtaatgcccgattaaatctcatagtattcatcatgatatgtatgtgcattgttatgccctctttatttttcaattgcccaactgtaatttgttcacccaacatgctatttatcttattggagagacaccactagtgaactgtggaccccggtccattcttttacatctgaatacaatctactgcaaacattgttctttaatgttcttcgcatacaaacatcattttccacaccatacatttaatcctttctttacagcaagccggtgagattgacaacctcactgttaagttggggcaaagtatttggattgtgttgtgcaggttccacgttggcgtctgaatccctggtgttgtgccgcactacactccgtcaccaacaaccttcacgtgctccttgactcctactggttcgataaccttggtttcttactgagggtaaacttgctgctgtacgcatcacaccttcctcttggggttcccaacgggcgtgtgcttgacgcgtcatcaagggTCTAGGTGCAGGAGTGgttctcacctcaccaaaaggggATCACTTGAGATACGTGCTGCAAATacacttcagggcatcaaacaatgtcgttgAGTATGAAGCCTTggtccatgggctcaaggtcgcaaaagaaatcggagtgcaccggatcatttgctatggtgatgcagatctggtggtgcagcagtgttctggagattgggatgcaaaagatgccaacatggccgcataccggttccatgtgcaaaagattgccggattattcgacgggtgtgagtttcaccatgtaccacgggcggaaaatgaagccgcggatactttatccaagctgggctcgtctaggcaagaaattccttccGGAATAGCCTTAGCTCACCTGAGAAAACCATCAATCACACCAAGTCCGGAAGCTgagtcaattttcgtaccggaatcccaCATCCTACCAAAGGAtgttgacgaaggaaacccggggactgtttcgGCTAACCCGGGGACTTCGGGGTCAAAACcgaaagaagctatgatggtggATTGCATGGAGATAGATGTACCGGTGTTTACGGTTAGGGAAGCACCAACCTGGGtttaacctattaaggaattcctgatcaatgaCGGCTTACCGGCTGATGAAACTGAATCGAGGAGGATCCAAAGAAGATCCAAGgcgtacaccatcatcaatggtgagatgtacaagagaagtgttaccggtgtcctccaacgatgtgtggaaccggaagagcgaAAAGAAATGCTCGTGGaagttcaccaaggagaatgtgggcaccatgcctcatccagggcactggtggcaaaagtgttccgacatgggttctattggcccactgctttggaagatGTTGAGGACTTGGactgaaaatgcaatgggtgccagagatacgccaagcaaaatcataccccaacatcctgtttaaaaaccataccgatAACTTGGCCATTTGCGGTTTGGTGTCTGGACATGGTTGGAACATTCAAAACGGCAAGAggaagcatgactcacatcttggtgatggtcgataaattcactaagtggcTAGAGGCAAAGccaatcgcaaaatgtgatgggcatacagccgtgaaattcttgaaagatgtcattttgcggtatggataccagcacaacatcatcactgataacggaacaaactttgctcaaggagagtttAAGTGGTTCTGTGatgataacaatatccggttggatgtgtgttctgtggcacacccacaaggcaattgaCAAGTTGATAGAACAAATGCACTTGTGCTTCCCGGTATCAAACCGAGGCTCACTGAGACACTCGAAAAAACGCcaggatgttggcttgatgaattaccatcagtgttgtggagcacaaGGACCacaccgaaccggtctaccggatatacgccatttttcatggtatacggagcagaagcggttatACCAAcaacattctccatgactcaccaagagtgcagctctatatcgaagaagaggtaaaagaggctcgAGAAAACGATGTTGATTTGCTTGAGGAACAAAGAGAAATGGCTTTGGCAAGATCGGCCATATACCAGCAAaatctcagacgctatcatagcaggAAGGTAAACCCGATggtgttccgggaaggagacctggTGTTACGTCTAGTGCAGTGCACTGAAGGACGACACAagctctcacctccgtgggaagggcctttcattattagcaaggctctacacaatgatgcctactacttgatcgatgcacaggaattgaagaagggaaagaaggacaggtcaggagaggaaaccaagcacccatggaacatagctttactccgtcctttctattcctgaagatgtgatgtaaggagttcctttttgtaccttatttgctattaaTAAAATACTGGCATCTCGAAtatatctcggggactgcctctaccggaattgcatgcaatgtgtttattttttctgtATAC
It includes:
- the LOC127295018 gene encoding uncharacterized protein, with amino-acid sequence MEAAQLLVLRPACCSLLLVRRRGRASSASLRLFLQATRTSAPLLQAAPFIPSPTRRPEPQAGPQIDLDSGQARTSVGWWKMYGTEVPLLQNMAMRILSLTSSSSGCERNWSIYEMIHTKRRNRLTTDRLNNMVYIQFNTRMLSKRQRLKDKRKADSLLSTDASEAQGWLFKGGDDYAVVVFRDEEDGDQGVHPASGIPYDVIGEAMGAQEQLQVRRSARVRDLEEEEFESDEEDVLEEDEIEYEDDDEY